A portion of the Nakamurella flava genome contains these proteins:
- a CDS encoding indolepyruvate oxidoreductase subunit beta family protein produces MSSSWSSGRRPITIAILAMGGEGGGVLADWIVAVGQKAGWYAQNTSVAGVAQRTGATVYYVELYPPSLAPAGESARQQPVLSLFPTPGEVDVVIASELMEAGRAVQRGFATPDRTTLIASTNRVYSMDERLALGDGRADSAALLSAAEAGAKRLVSADFMALATTAGSVISASLFGALAGSAALPFPRPEFEAAIRASGKGVDASLRAFAAGYDAATAPPPAPASRGNGPVALTLQPRRPVDPVEAAAQAEERRRRQIAATDPGSLVGPGLQAHARRVADHFPVPARDMLLHGCVRTAVYQDIDYTDRYLQRVSRLAAIELDPAGEARLTVEAARHVALWMTYQDTIHVAHQKIRSKRIAGVRDEAGAKKGQIVDVREYLHPQVEEITDTLPTAMGRRLSRSKMFRRIVTRATRNGIVVNTTGTIGFSMLWVMARFRPMRPRSYRFAREQEALDTWIDRAVRVGRDDPELAREVIECQRVLKGYGATHEHGRESFALLMAAVDTLASGPGRARAAAEIQRLREAALADEDGTALRAALAQVAPGALAAVA; encoded by the coding sequence ATGAGCAGCAGCTGGAGCAGTGGGCGTCGCCCGATCACCATCGCCATCCTGGCCATGGGCGGCGAGGGCGGCGGGGTGCTCGCCGACTGGATCGTCGCCGTCGGGCAGAAGGCCGGCTGGTACGCACAGAACACGTCCGTCGCCGGGGTCGCCCAGCGCACCGGTGCGACCGTCTACTACGTCGAGCTGTACCCGCCGTCGTTGGCCCCGGCCGGTGAGAGTGCCCGGCAGCAGCCGGTTCTCAGCCTGTTCCCGACGCCGGGGGAGGTCGACGTCGTCATCGCCTCCGAGCTGATGGAGGCCGGCCGGGCCGTGCAGCGCGGGTTCGCCACCCCCGACCGCACCACGTTGATCGCGTCGACCAACCGGGTCTACTCGATGGACGAACGACTCGCCCTCGGCGACGGCCGGGCCGACAGTGCCGCCCTGCTGTCCGCGGCCGAGGCCGGCGCCAAGCGGCTGGTGTCCGCCGACTTCATGGCCCTGGCGACCACGGCCGGCAGTGTCATCAGCGCGTCGCTGTTCGGGGCGCTGGCCGGGTCGGCCGCGCTGCCGTTTCCGCGGCCGGAGTTCGAGGCCGCCATCAGGGCGTCCGGCAAGGGCGTCGACGCGTCGCTGCGGGCGTTCGCCGCCGGCTACGACGCCGCGACCGCGCCGCCACCGGCCCCGGCCTCGCGCGGCAACGGCCCGGTCGCCCTGACCCTGCAGCCGCGCCGACCGGTCGACCCGGTCGAGGCCGCCGCCCAGGCCGAGGAACGGCGACGGCGGCAGATCGCGGCCACCGACCCGGGCAGCCTGGTCGGGCCCGGGTTGCAGGCCCACGCCCGTCGCGTAGCGGACCACTTCCCCGTCCCGGCGCGGGACATGCTGCTGCACGGGTGCGTCCGCACCGCCGTCTACCAGGACATCGACTACACCGATCGCTACCTGCAGCGGGTCTCCCGGTTGGCCGCGATCGAACTCGATCCGGCCGGGGAGGCCCGGCTCACCGTCGAAGCCGCCCGGCACGTCGCGCTTTGGATGACCTACCAGGACACCATCCATGTCGCCCACCAGAAGATCCGCAGCAAGCGGATCGCCGGAGTCCGCGACGAGGCCGGGGCCAAGAAGGGGCAGATCGTCGACGTCCGCGAGTACCTGCACCCGCAGGTCGAGGAGATCACCGACACTCTGCCGACGGCGATGGGCCGCCGGCTGTCCCGGTCGAAGATGTTCCGCCGCATCGTCACCAGGGCCACCCGGAACGGCATCGTCGTCAACACCACCGGCACCATCGGTTTCTCGATGCTGTGGGTGATGGCCAGGTTCCGGCCCATGCGGCCCCGGTCGTACCGGTTCGCCCGCGAGCAGGAGGCGCTGGACACGTGGATCGACCGGGCCGTCCGGGTCGGTCGCGACGATCCCGAACTGGCCCGCGAGGTCATCGAGTGCCAGCGGGTGCTCAAGGGCTACGGCGCCACCCACGAGCACGGCCGGGAGAGCTTCGCGCTGCTGATGGCCGCCGTCGACACCCTGGCCTCCGGGCCCGGGCGGGCCCGGGCGGCCGCGGAGATCCAGCGTCTCCGGGAGGCCGCGCTGGCCGACGAGGACGGGACGGCGCTCCGCGCGGCGCTGGCCCAGGTGGCGCCGGGCGCGTTGGCCGCGGTCGCCTGA
- a CDS encoding indolepyruvate ferredoxin oxidoreductase subunit alpha, whose translation MAERSFAHEVRKLRDGAGTTFSGEGILAVTKALLQSGVAYVGGYQGAPISHLMDVLGDAHEVLEELGVYFENSASEATAAAMLAASVNYPLRGAITFKSTVGTNVASDALANLSSGGVTGGALIIVGEDYGEGSSIMQERSHAFAMKSQMWLLDPRTNIEAIVNAVEAGFELSEASSTPVMLQLRLRACHLTGSFEAKDNQRPPMTVTEAIENPVRQLDRIVLPPASFLHEKEKIENRWPAAVEFITRRGLNEVLGAGTADVGIIVQGGVYNTLNRALELLGQSDAFGNTQVPIYVMNVTYPVVDSEVLDFCADKKAVLLVEEGQPDYIEQNLNAILRRAGSTVALHGKDLLPVAGEYTTAAVTRGVDDFLARHLPDRERTRPALLRPADDPASPFATRVDAKAIKARPPGLCTGCPERPIFSALKLAEKETGKKHHVSADIGCHLFAINEPFNLGATTMGYGLGSAGAAALNSKSADRRTVAIMGDGGFWHNGLTSGVGNAVFNENDQLLLVVDNAYSAATGGQDVLSSQADSPLRSTQHPIEKAVRGVGVKWTKTVTDTYRIGELRDLLVTALTTKTKGPKVIVAQSECQLNKQRREKPQRQKAIKEGKRVVKERFGVDAETCTGDHACIRVSGCPSLTIAPNPDPMRTDPVATVLDSCVGCGVCGANAHAASLCPSFYRTDMVINPTAVDRARSVIRKGWTKALSSGVESRAAQYEVAQ comes from the coding sequence ATGGCCGAACGGTCTTTCGCCCACGAAGTACGCAAGCTCCGCGACGGAGCGGGCACCACGTTCTCCGGCGAGGGCATCCTCGCCGTCACCAAGGCCCTGCTGCAGTCCGGCGTCGCCTACGTCGGCGGCTACCAGGGCGCGCCGATCTCGCACCTGATGGACGTCCTCGGCGACGCCCACGAGGTGCTGGAGGAACTCGGCGTCTACTTCGAGAACAGCGCCTCCGAGGCCACCGCGGCCGCCATGCTGGCCGCATCGGTGAACTATCCGCTCCGGGGCGCGATCACCTTCAAGTCGACCGTCGGCACCAACGTCGCCTCCGACGCCCTGGCCAACCTGTCCAGCGGCGGCGTCACCGGTGGCGCGTTGATCATCGTCGGGGAGGACTACGGCGAGGGCTCCAGCATCATGCAGGAACGCTCGCACGCGTTCGCCATGAAGTCGCAGATGTGGCTGCTCGACCCACGCACGAACATCGAGGCGATCGTCAACGCCGTCGAGGCCGGGTTCGAACTGTCCGAGGCCAGCTCCACCCCCGTCATGCTGCAGCTGCGCCTGCGGGCCTGCCATCTGACCGGCAGCTTCGAGGCCAAGGACAACCAGCGGCCGCCGATGACGGTCACCGAGGCCATCGAGAACCCGGTCCGGCAGCTGGACCGCATCGTGCTGCCGCCGGCGAGCTTCCTGCACGAGAAGGAGAAGATCGAGAACCGCTGGCCGGCGGCCGTCGAGTTCATCACGCGGCGCGGCCTGAACGAGGTGCTCGGCGCCGGCACCGCCGACGTCGGGATCATCGTGCAGGGCGGCGTCTACAACACCCTGAACCGGGCGCTCGAACTGCTCGGCCAGTCGGACGCGTTCGGCAACACCCAGGTCCCGATCTACGTCATGAACGTGACCTACCCGGTGGTCGACTCCGAGGTTCTCGACTTCTGCGCCGACAAGAAGGCCGTGCTGCTGGTCGAGGAGGGGCAGCCCGACTACATCGAGCAGAACCTCAACGCGATTCTCCGGCGGGCCGGGTCGACCGTCGCACTGCACGGCAAGGACCTGCTGCCCGTCGCCGGCGAGTACACCACCGCCGCCGTCACCCGCGGTGTCGACGACTTCCTGGCCCGCCACCTGCCCGACCGCGAACGGACCCGACCGGCGCTGCTGCGCCCGGCCGACGACCCGGCCAGCCCGTTCGCCACCCGCGTCGACGCCAAGGCCATCAAGGCCCGCCCGCCGGGCCTGTGCACCGGCTGCCCGGAGCGCCCCATCTTCAGCGCACTCAAGCTGGCGGAGAAGGAGACCGGCAAGAAGCACCACGTCAGCGCGGACATCGGCTGCCACCTGTTCGCCATCAACGAGCCCTTCAACCTCGGCGCGACCACGATGGGGTACGGGCTCGGCTCGGCCGGGGCGGCCGCACTGAACTCCAAGTCCGCCGACCGGCGGACCGTGGCGATCATGGGCGACGGCGGGTTCTGGCACAACGGCCTGACCAGCGGGGTCGGTAACGCCGTCTTCAACGAGAACGATCAGCTCCTGCTGGTCGTGGACAACGCCTACAGCGCCGCCACCGGCGGCCAGGACGTGCTCTCGTCCCAGGCCGACAGCCCGCTGCGTTCCACCCAGCATCCGATCGAGAAGGCCGTCCGCGGCGTCGGGGTGAAGTGGACCAAGACCGTCACCGACACGTACAGGATCGGCGAGCTGCGCGATCTGCTGGTCACCGCGCTCACCACTAAGACCAAGGGCCCGAAGGTCATCGTCGCCCAGTCCGAGTGCCAGCTGAACAAGCAGCGCCGAGAGAAGCCGCAGCGGCAGAAGGCCATCAAGGAGGGCAAGCGGGTCGTCAAGGAACGGTTCGGCGTCGACGCCGAGACCTGCACCGGCGACCACGCCTGCATCCGCGTCTCCGGCTGCCCCTCGCTGACCATCGCCCCCAACCCGGACCCGATGCGCACCGACCCGGTCGCCACCGTGCTCGACTCCTGCGTCGGCTGCGGGGTGTGCGGGGCCAACGCGCACGCCGCGTCGCTGTGCCCGTCGTTCTACCGGACCGACATGGTCATCAACCCGACCGCCGTCGACCGCGCCCGGTCCGTCATCCGCAAGGGCTGGACGAAGGCCCTGTCCTCCGGGGTCGAGTCCCGGGCCGCACAGTACGAGGTCGCGCAATGA
- a CDS encoding cyclase family protein yields the protein MTVVDDLLDSLATGGVEILDLTAPLSPDTPVLQLPPPFANTIPLSLEKVSDFDDDGPFWGWNNIHLGEHTGTHLDAPVHWATGRDGNSVDTIPPRRLVGPAVVLDVTERAQENPDLLVGPADFEALGPLPEGAWLLLRTGWSRYSRDAQAFANADDAGPHTPGVSAEGAQWLAESPITGYGVETVGIDAGQAGGLQPPFPVHHYLLGADKYGLTQLQNLDRLPATGAMLVVSPLPIVGGTGSPARAYAIVPS from the coding sequence ATGACCGTCGTCGACGACCTGCTCGATTCCCTGGCGACCGGCGGGGTGGAGATCCTCGACCTCACCGCCCCGCTCTCGCCGGACACCCCCGTCCTGCAGCTGCCGCCGCCGTTCGCGAACACGATCCCGCTGTCGCTGGAGAAGGTCAGCGACTTCGACGACGACGGGCCGTTCTGGGGCTGGAACAACATCCACCTCGGCGAGCACACCGGCACCCACCTCGACGCCCCCGTGCACTGGGCGACCGGCCGGGACGGCAACTCCGTCGACACCATCCCGCCGCGTCGGCTCGTCGGACCGGCCGTCGTCCTGGACGTCACCGAGCGCGCGCAGGAGAACCCCGATCTGCTGGTCGGCCCAGCGGACTTCGAGGCTCTCGGTCCGTTGCCGGAGGGTGCCTGGCTGCTGCTGCGCACCGGCTGGAGCCGGTACAGCCGGGACGCCCAGGCCTTCGCTAATGCCGACGACGCCGGCCCGCACACCCCGGGCGTCTCGGCCGAGGGGGCGCAGTGGCTCGCCGAGTCGCCCATCACCGGCTACGGGGTGGAGACGGTCGGTATCGACGCCGGTCAGGCCGGCGGACTGCAGCCGCCGTTCCCGGTGCACCACTACCTGCTGGGCGCCGACAAGTACGGCCTGACCCAGCTGCAGAACCTCGACCGGCTGCCGGCCACCGGGGCCATGCTGGTGGTCTCGCCGCTGCCGATCGTCGGCGGCACCGGGTCGCCGGCCCGCGCGTACGCCATCGTCCCGTCCTGA
- a CDS encoding AraC family transcriptional regulator, whose amino-acid sequence MARSAPPLSAHRVLRTTSLDVARASVSAQLAPHRLMPTAGVEGFRALHNAVDLDGLSLHYIDYASEVEIAVDGMGFQLVQIPLAGRCTIVAGRATVAAHPGTAVVAPPGRPLRMRYSRGNPRLMVRIGRPVLTQRVAVARAAGLDIPDGVGELDLTRGAGRSWRALVDLVVTDVDRPDGLASAPSAAAALRIALIDGLLAGLAVPGEAAAVTPHERPIRRAARLIEDHCAEPLGTPDIAEAVGLSVRALQAGFRVHLGVTPMAHLRRVRLERVRADLQQGRAASVTEAALRWGVTHLGRLSGDYRSTFGETPSQTLQRSR is encoded by the coding sequence ATGGCCCGGTCGGCCCCGCCCCTGTCCGCCCACCGGGTGCTGCGCACCACGAGTCTCGATGTCGCCCGAGCCTCGGTCTCGGCCCAGCTCGCCCCGCACCGGCTGATGCCGACGGCCGGTGTCGAGGGCTTTCGCGCGCTGCACAACGCGGTCGATCTCGACGGTCTGAGCCTGCACTACATCGACTACGCGTCCGAGGTCGAGATCGCCGTCGACGGCATGGGTTTCCAGCTCGTCCAGATCCCGCTGGCCGGTCGGTGCACCATCGTGGCCGGACGAGCCACGGTCGCCGCGCACCCGGGCACAGCGGTGGTCGCCCCGCCGGGGCGCCCGCTGCGGATGCGCTACTCGAGGGGCAATCCGCGCCTGATGGTGCGGATCGGCCGTCCGGTGCTGACGCAACGGGTGGCGGTCGCCCGGGCCGCCGGGCTCGACATCCCCGACGGGGTCGGCGAACTCGATCTCACCCGGGGGGCGGGGCGGAGCTGGCGGGCCCTGGTCGACCTGGTCGTCACCGACGTGGACCGTCCCGACGGGCTCGCGTCGGCGCCCTCTGCGGCCGCGGCGTTGCGGATCGCGCTCATCGACGGGTTGCTGGCCGGGCTGGCCGTCCCCGGCGAAGCTGCCGCCGTCACCCCCCACGAGCGGCCGATCCGCCGCGCCGCCCGGCTCATCGAGGACCACTGTGCCGAACCGCTCGGCACCCCGGACATCGCCGAGGCCGTCGGTCTCAGCGTCCGCGCCCTGCAGGCCGGCTTTCGCGTGCACCTGGGCGTCACCCCGATGGCCCACCTGCGCCGGGTCCGGCTGGAACGGGTGCGCGCCGATCTGCAACAGGGCCGCGCCGCGAGCGTCACGGAGGCGGCGCTGCGCTGGGGCGTCACCCACCTCGGCCGGTTGTCCGGCGACTACCGGTCGACGTTCGGCGAGACGCCCAGCCAGACCCTGCAACGCTCCCGCTGA
- a CDS encoding flavin reductase family protein codes for MPQHTPPAPVVNDPATTPSALRRHLARWPTGVAVVTTVVDGRPVGKTINSFHSTSLQPPLVGWCVDHGSSQLDDWLAADGFVVHVLSADQIPLATHFANRSADRFAGIEWTAGLDGMPLLVADVPLRLECRVRHRLPVGDHTYLVGQVVDLTAGPAIPLVLQR; via the coding sequence ATGCCGCAGCACACCCCGCCCGCCCCGGTCGTGAACGACCCCGCGACGACTCCGTCCGCGCTGCGCCGCCACCTCGCCCGCTGGCCGACCGGCGTCGCCGTCGTCACGACCGTCGTCGACGGTCGGCCCGTCGGCAAGACCATCAACAGCTTCCACTCGACCTCGTTGCAACCGCCGCTGGTCGGATGGTGCGTCGACCACGGCTCCAGTCAGCTGGACGACTGGCTGGCCGCCGACGGCTTCGTCGTGCACGTGTTGAGCGCCGACCAGATACCCCTGGCGACCCACTTCGCGAACCGATCGGCCGACCGGTTCGCCGGGATCGAGTGGACGGCCGGCCTGGACGGCATGCCGCTGCTCGTCGCGGACGTACCCCTCCGCCTGGAATGCCGCGTCCGGCATCGACTCCCGGTCGGCGACCACACCTACCTCGTCGGCCAGGTCGTCGACCTCACCGCCGGCCCGGCCATCCCGCTCGTCCTGCAGCGCTGA
- a CDS encoding LLM class flavin-dependent oxidoreductase has protein sequence MSTPLLDADHFRLGLFSSNCTGGLAVTTIPERWSASWADNLRLAQLADRVGIDFMLPIARWIGYGGVTNFHEGVLEPVPWATAIVASTERVTAFATVHTAFNHPVVTAKQLATVDQVAPGRVGVNVVAGWNQPEYEAMGVDLPQDHDSRYALAQEWIDIVTTLWQREGRYDVPGRFWNLTGVEALPKPADGRLPILNAGSSAQGKAYAARNADFVFTIVSGPEQGAEVVRGLHADAAAQGRTSGVLTPTHVVCRPTREEAREYLHYYADENADWDAVDNLMRLQGLHAQSFSPEMLATFRGRFAAGHGTCPLVGSPDDVADEIERFARAGFGGITMSFVDYVGELEYFAQEVMPRLVKKGLRPEMG, from the coding sequence GTGTCCACACCGCTTCTCGACGCCGACCACTTCCGTCTCGGCCTGTTCTCCTCGAACTGCACCGGCGGCCTGGCCGTCACGACGATCCCGGAGCGCTGGTCGGCGTCCTGGGCGGACAACCTGCGGTTGGCCCAGCTGGCCGATCGGGTCGGCATCGACTTCATGCTGCCGATCGCCCGGTGGATCGGGTACGGGGGCGTCACCAACTTCCACGAGGGCGTCCTGGAACCGGTGCCGTGGGCCACCGCGATCGTCGCCTCGACCGAGCGGGTGACCGCGTTCGCCACGGTGCACACCGCCTTCAATCACCCGGTGGTGACGGCCAAGCAGCTCGCCACCGTCGACCAGGTCGCGCCCGGTCGGGTCGGCGTGAACGTCGTGGCGGGCTGGAACCAGCCCGAGTACGAGGCCATGGGCGTTGATCTCCCCCAGGACCACGACTCCCGGTACGCCCTCGCCCAGGAGTGGATCGACATCGTCACCACGTTGTGGCAGCGCGAGGGCCGGTACGACGTGCCCGGTCGGTTCTGGAACCTGACCGGGGTGGAGGCACTGCCCAAGCCGGCCGACGGTCGGCTGCCGATCCTGAACGCCGGGTCGAGCGCCCAGGGCAAGGCGTATGCGGCCCGCAACGCCGACTTCGTCTTCACGATCGTCAGCGGACCGGAGCAGGGCGCCGAGGTGGTCCGCGGATTGCACGCCGACGCCGCGGCCCAGGGGCGGACCAGCGGGGTGCTCACGCCGACGCATGTGGTCTGCCGGCCGACCCGCGAGGAAGCCCGCGAGTACCTGCACTACTACGCCGACGAGAACGCCGACTGGGATGCGGTCGACAACCTGATGCGGCTGCAGGGTCTGCACGCGCAGTCGTTCAGCCCGGAGATGCTGGCCACGTTCCGCGGCCGGTTCGCCGCCGGGCACGGCACCTGCCCGCTGGTCGGCTCCCCCGACGATGTGGCCGACGAGATCGAGCGCTTCGCCCGGGCCGGTTTCGGCGGCATCACGATGTCGTTCGTCGACTACGTCGGCGAGCTGGAGTATTTCGCGCAGGAGGTCATGCCGCGGCTGGTCAAGAAGGGGCTGCGCCCCGAAATGGGCTGA
- a CDS encoding type IV toxin-antitoxin system AbiEi family antitoxin domain-containing protein, with product MRRDEWWPNLRLQAEDQHGLITAAQGRLAGATRRQLADLIEQGTLTRLQHGIYQLTGTPSDEWTGVRTAWLALAPERSAPERLAAPDPEGVVSHRSAAQLLGLGDLDADRIEFVASTRRRPRNPDVVVHQAQVRSGDWIVEHGLPVTTPVVTVAALADSGVDREHLAVVARDAVWRRDVPVTSLAAALDRCAAGYGFDDGTALIDELIALAGVPQSSIDLAAHATGGDRARSSPPAGPGRFRAMIADPP from the coding sequence ATGCGGAGGGACGAGTGGTGGCCCAATCTCCGCCTGCAGGCGGAGGACCAGCACGGGCTCATCACCGCCGCACAAGGCCGCCTGGCCGGAGCCACCCGTCGGCAGCTGGCCGACCTCATCGAGCAGGGCACCCTGACCCGCCTCCAGCACGGCATCTACCAACTGACCGGGACCCCGTCCGATGAGTGGACCGGTGTCCGTACCGCATGGCTCGCCCTGGCCCCGGAACGATCAGCGCCGGAGCGGCTGGCCGCCCCTGATCCTGAGGGGGTGGTCTCCCATCGCAGCGCGGCACAGCTGCTGGGCCTCGGCGATCTCGACGCCGATCGCATCGAATTCGTCGCGTCCACTCGACGGCGGCCCCGCAATCCGGATGTCGTCGTCCACCAAGCCCAAGTCCGGTCCGGAGACTGGATCGTCGAGCACGGCCTGCCGGTCACCACTCCGGTGGTCACGGTCGCCGCGCTCGCGGACAGCGGAGTCGACCGCGAGCACCTGGCGGTGGTGGCCCGGGATGCGGTCTGGCGGAGGGACGTACCCGTCACTTCGCTGGCCGCTGCGCTGGATCGCTGCGCGGCGGGATACGGATTCGACGACGGCACCGCTCTGATCGATGAGCTGATCGCCCTCGCCGGCGTCCCCCAGTCCAGCATCGACCTGGCCGCCCACGCGACCGGCGGTGACCGTGCTCGTAGTTCTCCTCCAGCGGGGCCTGGACGTTTTCGAGCGATGATTGCTGACCCTCCATGA
- a CDS encoding nucleotidyl transferase AbiEii/AbiGii toxin family protein: protein MTGKAYPTPAAFRRALTDRTKQASTASGRPFQELRRLFVLHCFLARVFDIPGERWILKGGTSLAVQLPNARFSRDLDLLNTAADLTIDGCITELKEAGRAQGRDPFIFDVSERGRLTGATHGVTLTVRALLGSTVFEQFPLDLTTGLHFTGKVRVLHSDFPVSIDDVGPPPPMRLYPVVDQVADKVAAMYEQHNGRTSGRYRDLVDLVLIIGADDITIDPEQLGAALRREQRRRGMTLPRKLVPPGPDWQQKYTLEAMRSPVPTSLRSLTRSLEFAGQTIDPVLARFHDGDHRIDGR from the coding sequence ATGACAGGGAAGGCCTATCCCACTCCCGCTGCCTTTCGCCGAGCCCTGACGGACAGAACCAAGCAGGCCTCAACCGCTAGCGGCCGACCCTTTCAGGAGCTTCGGCGCCTGTTTGTCCTGCACTGCTTTCTCGCGCGTGTCTTCGACATTCCCGGCGAACGCTGGATCCTCAAAGGTGGAACCAGCCTGGCGGTCCAGCTTCCCAATGCTCGATTCAGCAGGGATCTCGACCTGCTGAATACGGCCGCCGACCTCACCATCGACGGTTGCATCACCGAACTGAAGGAGGCCGGCCGTGCGCAAGGGCGAGACCCCTTCATCTTCGATGTCAGCGAACGGGGGCGCCTGACCGGCGCGACTCACGGGGTCACGCTGACCGTGCGGGCCCTGTTGGGCTCCACCGTTTTCGAGCAGTTCCCGCTCGATCTGACGACCGGTCTGCACTTCACCGGCAAGGTGCGGGTGCTGCACTCGGACTTCCCGGTGTCGATCGATGATGTCGGGCCACCTCCACCCATGCGGCTTTACCCCGTGGTTGACCAGGTCGCCGACAAGGTTGCCGCGATGTACGAGCAACACAACGGAAGGACGTCGGGACGCTACCGCGATCTCGTTGACCTCGTCCTCATCATCGGCGCCGACGACATCACCATCGATCCAGAGCAGCTGGGGGCAGCGCTACGACGGGAACAGCGCCGACGCGGGATGACCTTGCCCAGGAAGCTGGTTCCACCCGGACCGGATTGGCAGCAGAAGTACACACTGGAGGCAATGAGGTCACCGGTTCCTACCTCCCTTCGCAGTCTGACCCGTTCGCTCGAGTTCGCCGGCCAGACCATCGACCCCGTTCTGGCCCGGTTCCACGATGGCGATCATCGCATCGACGGCCGCTGA
- a CDS encoding phytoene desaturase family protein: MSATYDAVVIGAGINGLVAAAELAGAGWKVALVDERDRIGGFIDSGELTAPGYVHDTFSSWHPLFVGGAGYGTLGPDLHRHGLVYRHAEGPVTASVSERGAVVADRDAALTAKLFEHPADADAYAGMLAQFESWAPHVFGALGSELTAGDSARLGLGALRGLGRAGLGELARVATQSGRGLVRERFTGWEVDQLWSPWLLHAGLAPDQATGGLMLPVMAFTMHAIGLPIVEGGAANFTAAFAALLAERGVETYLGNPADRIEVRDGKAVAVHVSGTRLAAKRAVLASTSTGRLYQTLLAPGDVDDHGRQAVARHRPGRAATQIHLALDRPLRWTDDRLDAVPLVHVSNGADSTGVACAQAEAGLLPAAPTVVVGQQTVLDPTRAPDGAATLWLQLQEVPWAPVGDAAGQLDVSGGWTPELADAYADRVLDRVAEYAPGLRDRVVGRHVISPTGLQAANANAVHGDPYGGAAELDQSLLWRPGTGTGHRTGVEKLLHIGAFTHPGPGLGGGSGHLAAQALLRPSAPQRALNRVLHRG; encoded by the coding sequence ATGAGCGCGACCTACGACGCCGTCGTCATCGGAGCCGGCATCAACGGCCTGGTGGCCGCAGCGGAACTGGCCGGCGCCGGTTGGAAGGTCGCGCTGGTCGACGAGCGTGACCGGATCGGCGGTTTCATCGATTCCGGCGAGCTCACCGCCCCCGGATACGTGCACGACACGTTCTCGTCCTGGCATCCGCTGTTCGTCGGCGGCGCCGGGTACGGGACGCTCGGCCCCGACCTGCACCGGCACGGGCTGGTCTACCGGCACGCTGAGGGCCCGGTGACCGCGTCGGTGTCGGAGCGGGGCGCCGTCGTCGCCGACCGCGACGCCGCGCTCACCGCGAAGCTGTTCGAGCATCCGGCGGACGCCGACGCGTACGCGGGGATGCTGGCCCAGTTCGAGAGCTGGGCGCCGCACGTCTTCGGGGCGCTGGGCTCGGAGCTGACGGCGGGGGACAGTGCGCGGCTCGGACTCGGGGCGCTGCGTGGTCTCGGCCGCGCCGGTCTCGGCGAGCTGGCCCGGGTGGCCACCCAGTCCGGCCGTGGCCTGGTTCGTGAGCGGTTCACCGGCTGGGAGGTCGACCAGCTGTGGTCGCCGTGGCTGCTGCACGCCGGTCTCGCGCCGGACCAGGCCACCGGCGGGCTGATGCTGCCGGTGATGGCCTTCACCATGCACGCCATCGGGCTACCGATCGTCGAGGGGGGTGCGGCCAACTTCACCGCCGCCTTCGCCGCGCTGCTGGCCGAACGGGGCGTCGAGACGTACCTGGGCAACCCGGCCGACCGCATCGAGGTCCGGGACGGTAAGGCCGTCGCCGTACATGTCTCGGGCACCCGCCTGGCCGCGAAGCGGGCCGTGCTGGCCTCCACCTCGACTGGCCGGCTCTACCAGACCCTGCTCGCCCCGGGCGATGTCGACGACCACGGCCGGCAGGCCGTGGCCCGCCACCGCCCGGGCCGGGCGGCCACCCAGATCCACCTGGCCCTGGACCGGCCGCTGCGCTGGACCGACGACCGTCTCGACGCGGTGCCGCTGGTGCACGTCAGCAACGGCGCCGACAGCACGGGTGTCGCCTGCGCCCAGGCCGAGGCGGGTCTGCTACCCGCGGCGCCGACCGTCGTCGTGGGCCAGCAGACGGTCCTCGACCCGACCCGCGCCCCGGACGGCGCGGCCACCCTGTGGCTGCAACTGCAGGAGGTCCCGTGGGCGCCCGTCGGCGATGCAGCCGGGCAACTGGACGTCAGCGGCGGGTGGACCCCGGAACTGGCCGACGCCTACGCCGACCGGGTCCTGGACCGGGTGGCCGAGTATGCGCCCGGGCTACGTGACCGGGTGGTGGGCCGGCACGTCATCTCCCCGACCGGCCTGCAGGCCGCCAACGCCAACGCCGTCCACGGCGACCCGTACGGCGGGGCTGCCGAGCTCGACCAGTCGCTGCTGTGGCGGCCCGGCACCGGCACCGGTCACCGCACCGGCGTCGAGAAACTGCTACACATCGGCGCTTTCACCCACCCCGGCCCCGGCCTCGGCGGCGGTTCCGGGCACCTGGCCGCGCAGGCGCTGCTGCGCCCGTCCGCCCCGCAGCGAGCCCTGAACCGGGTGCTGCACCGCGGCTGA